In a genomic window of Pseudomonadota bacterium:
- a CDS encoding pyruvate carboxylase — MAHVEFLDETMRDGQQSLWGMRMTAGMALPVTPLIDRVGYRVVDLTGSSQFEVLIRECRENPWDGLDLLVQSMPRSKLRAGMRSNAAVTFSVTPDALMDAWIRQLNEHGCRSFWIYDVLFNIDKMHRLAKIAKAYGSEVAGTVMYTLSPVHSDEYFADKAAQIAASPDIDTILLYDTAGVLDAERIKTLVPAIVARIGGRPLELHSNNRLGQSVQAYLAGIECGVNILHTSTRPLANGPAVPSIEVMARNVTRRGHTHDIDEKLLKPIADHFEKVGHAAGYLVNQFAEYDVLSVDHQIPGGMVGTLRAQLAKHNMSDKLEEVFEETAIVRRELGYPGMATPFSQLVGIQAVLNIVTGKRYSVVPDEVIQYAAGYYGQTVAPIEAAVLDRIMNAPRAKDILAEPPEQPSIEELRKRYAAANDDDLILKALVPEADLERMRAAGPVKTTYPLLSTPELDQVARLMKLATSPVVEIASAGFELSLRRNG; from the coding sequence ATGGCACACGTAGAATTCCTCGATGAAACGATGCGCGACGGGCAGCAAAGCCTGTGGGGCATGCGCATGACGGCCGGCATGGCCTTGCCGGTCACGCCCCTGATCGATCGCGTCGGCTACCGCGTGGTCGATCTGACCGGCTCTTCGCAGTTCGAAGTCTTGATCCGCGAATGCCGCGAGAATCCGTGGGACGGTCTCGACCTGCTGGTGCAATCCATGCCGCGCTCCAAGCTGCGCGCCGGCATGCGTTCGAACGCGGCGGTGACTTTCAGCGTCACGCCCGATGCCTTGATGGACGCCTGGATCCGGCAGTTGAACGAACACGGCTGTCGCAGCTTCTGGATCTATGACGTGCTGTTCAACATCGACAAGATGCACAGGCTCGCCAAGATCGCCAAGGCCTATGGCTCCGAGGTGGCCGGCACGGTGATGTACACCCTGAGCCCGGTGCATTCGGACGAGTACTTCGCCGACAAGGCCGCGCAGATTGCCGCCTCGCCGGACATCGACACCATCCTGCTCTACGACACCGCCGGCGTGCTCGATGCCGAACGCATCAAGACCCTGGTGCCGGCCATCGTCGCGCGCATCGGCGGACGGCCGCTGGAGCTGCATTCAAATAATCGTCTCGGCCAGTCGGTGCAGGCCTACCTGGCCGGCATCGAGTGCGGCGTGAACATCCTGCACACCAGCACGCGGCCACTGGCCAACGGTCCGGCGGTGCCGTCCATCGAGGTGATGGCGCGCAACGTCACGCGCCGCGGCCATACCCACGACATCGACGAGAAACTGTTGAAGCCCATCGCCGACCATTTCGAGAAGGTCGGCCACGCCGCCGGCTATCTCGTCAACCAGTTCGCCGAATACGACGTGCTGTCGGTCGATCACCAGATCCCGGGCGGCATGGTCGGCACGCTGCGCGCGCAGCTCGCCAAGCACAACATGTCGGACAAGCTCGAGGAAGTATTCGAGGAAACCGCCATCGTGCGCCGAGAACTCGGCTATCCCGGCATGGCCACGCCCTTCAGCCAGCTGGTCGGCATCCAGGCGGTGCTCAACATCGTCACCGGCAAGCGCTACAGCGTGGTGCCGGACGAAGTCATCCAGTACGCGGCCGGCTATTACGGCCAGACCGTCGCGCCCATCGAGGCCGCCGTCCTGGACCGCATCATGAACGCGCCGCGCGCCAAGGACATCCTCGCCGAGCCGCCCGAACAACCGAGTATCGAAGAACTGCGCAAGCGTTACGCCGCCGCCAACGACGACGATCTGATCCTGAAGGCGCTGGTGCCCGAAGCGGATCTCGAACGCATGCGTGCCGCCGGGCCAGTCAAGACCACTTACCCTTTGCTGTCGACGCCGGAGCTCGACCAGGTCGCGCGCTTGATGAAGCTCGCGACTTCGCCGGTGGTGGAAATTGCGTCGGCGGGCTTTGAGCTGAGTCTCAGGCGGAACGGCTGA
- a CDS encoding SDR family oxidoreductase produces the protein MGRLQGKIAMITGAGAGIGQACMRMFAKEGATVFGVSRTQANLDETLKMVHAVGGTGSVFSADLSDPAQVEAAVNACVKEYGRIDILLNAAGVGYSHKLISEGSMDPIDTTPIDKWREIMAINLDSVFYVSRLVVRQMKQQKSGSIVNVASIFGMGGAPDAHTYTATKGAIINLTRSMAVAYVDDGIRCNVVAPGFVKTQMVEMVLGQLFSPENPKLIAPMGRPATVEEVGYACLYLASDEASYCTGTVLCVDGGSTGRA, from the coding sequence ATGGGTCGTCTCCAAGGCAAAATCGCGATGATCACCGGCGCCGGCGCCGGTATCGGCCAGGCCTGCATGCGCATGTTCGCCAAGGAGGGCGCCACCGTGTTCGGCGTATCGCGTACCCAGGCCAATCTCGACGAAACCTTGAAGATGGTGCACGCGGTCGGCGGCACGGGCAGCGTGTTCAGCGCCGATCTTTCCGACCCGGCGCAGGTCGAAGCCGCGGTCAATGCCTGCGTCAAGGAGTACGGCCGCATCGATATCCTGCTCAACGCCGCCGGCGTCGGCTACAGCCACAAGTTGATCAGCGAAGGCTCGATGGACCCCATCGACACTACACCCATCGACAAGTGGCGCGAGATCATGGCCATCAATCTCGACAGCGTGTTCTACGTGAGCCGCCTGGTCGTGCGGCAGATGAAGCAGCAGAAGTCGGGCTCGATAGTCAACGTCGCCAGCATCTTCGGCATGGGCGGCGCGCCGGACGCGCACACCTACACCGCCACCAAGGGCGCCATCATCAATCTCACCCGCTCGATGGCGGTCGCCTACGTCGATGACGGCATACGCTGCAACGTGGTGGCGCCGGGATTCGTCAAGACGCAGATGGTGGAAATGGTGCTGGGCCAGTTGTTCTCGCCCGAGAACCCCAAGCTGATCGCGCCCATGGGCCGGCCGGCGACGGTGGAGGAGGTCGGCTACGCGTGCCTGTATCTTGCCTCCGATGAGGCGTCGTATTGCACCGGCACCGTGTTGTGCGTGGACGGCGGCTCGACGGGGCGGGCGTAA